A window of Candidatus Jettenia caeni contains these coding sequences:
- a CDS encoding magnesium transporter protein, with product MEIQWTKIFLPEIKELIETKDFKGLRDFLRERHPADIVDILRELNPTERVMSFRLLDKNKISEVFALFEPIEQEELLKQFTEQHAREILIQMQPDDRTQLFDELPAYVVERLLKLLPSLERKEANELLNYPHNSAGRIMTPEYVDLQMDMTVGKALEHIRKTGPNRETIYICYIVDETKKLRGVASLKNIILANTDQLIKDIMNENVFYVHTTDDQEKAAQVVQKYDILAVPVVDNEDRLVGIVTVDDILDVVQEEATEDFQRMAGIQTIEEEYFRVGFTKRVSNRISWLVILVIAATISQTILRSYSGILNSIIALTYFIPMLTGSGGNTGSQSSTLIIRALATGEIKTTEWWRIILREFKVGVALGLIMGIIAFTIAAISLRQITLALTVGISLSTVVCVGNIVGIAIPLFFRFVKLDPAFVSAPLIATLLDATGLLIYFEIARRIFTIAAS from the coding sequence ATGGAAATACAATGGACGAAGATATTTCTCCCAGAAATTAAGGAGCTTATTGAGACAAAAGATTTCAAAGGATTGAGAGATTTTCTTCGCGAACGTCATCCTGCCGATATTGTAGATATCCTCAGAGAACTTAATCCCACAGAGCGGGTAATGAGTTTCCGGTTACTTGATAAAAACAAAATATCTGAGGTCTTTGCCCTATTCGAGCCTATTGAACAAGAGGAACTTCTCAAGCAATTTACAGAACAGCATGCAAGAGAAATTTTAATACAAATGCAGCCAGACGACCGCACACAACTCTTTGATGAACTACCGGCATATGTAGTAGAAAGACTTCTTAAATTACTTCCATCCTTAGAACGAAAGGAAGCTAATGAGCTTCTCAACTACCCGCATAATTCTGCTGGCCGCATAATGACTCCCGAATATGTAGATCTTCAAATGGATATGACCGTTGGGAAAGCACTTGAGCATATCAGAAAAACAGGGCCAAACCGTGAGACAATTTACATCTGCTATATTGTAGATGAAACCAAAAAGCTTCGTGGTGTAGCTTCCTTGAAAAATATCATCCTCGCTAATACAGACCAACTTATTAAGGATATCATGAATGAAAACGTCTTCTATGTACATACAACAGATGACCAGGAAAAAGCAGCACAGGTAGTTCAGAAATATGATATTCTGGCTGTCCCTGTGGTAGATAATGAAGATAGACTGGTAGGCATTGTTACGGTAGATGATATATTAGACGTTGTTCAGGAAGAAGCAACTGAGGACTTTCAAAGAATGGCTGGTATACAAACTATTGAAGAAGAATATTTTCGTGTTGGTTTTACAAAACGCGTTAGCAATCGTATCTCATGGCTGGTCATCCTCGTAATTGCTGCAACTATATCACAAACCATACTGAGAAGCTATTCCGGGATCTTGAATTCAATAATTGCCCTTACCTATTTCATACCTATGCTCACGGGATCCGGTGGTAATACAGGATCACAATCATCTACCCTCATTATTCGGGCATTGGCAACCGGAGAGATAAAAACAACAGAATGGTGGCGAATTATATTGCGGGAATTTAAGGTAGGTGTTGCACTTGGGCTCATTATGGGCATAATAGCCTTCACCATTGCCGCTATATCCTTAAGGCAAATCACCCTGGCGTTAACAGTTGGTATATCTTTGTCTACTGTAGTTTGTGTTGGAAACATTGTCGGCATAGCAATTCCCTTATTTTTCAGATTTGTAAAACTTGACCCGGCATTTGTATCTGCGCCGCTTATCGCTACCTTGCTGGATGCTACCGGACTGCTCATTTACTTTGAAATTGCCAGAAGAATATTTACCATAGCTGCCTCGTAA
- a CDS encoding putative D,D-heptose 1,7-bisphosphate phosphatase yields the protein MKKRKAVFLDRDGTVIVHKPYLNSPDQLLLLPNAAQGIRLFNEEGYLVIVITNQSGIARGFFDEKCLELIHKKMTDVLRNEGAMIDDIYYCPHYKEGMIQQYTKDCDCRKPKIGMFLEAARQYHIDFSQSLMIGDSEVDIRAGKNAGCKCVLIKDSKESQNTTIAVADTDYVVKDLLEAARLFTE from the coding sequence ATGAAAAAAAGGAAGGCTGTATTTCTCGACCGCGATGGCACTGTTATTGTCCATAAGCCTTATTTGAATTCTCCTGATCAATTACTGTTACTGCCCAATGCTGCGCAAGGTATACGGCTCTTTAACGAAGAAGGGTATCTTGTTATTGTTATAACGAATCAATCTGGTATAGCAAGAGGGTTTTTTGATGAAAAATGCCTGGAGCTTATTCATAAAAAAATGACAGATGTTCTGAGAAACGAAGGGGCTATGATCGATGATATTTATTATTGTCCCCATTATAAGGAGGGAATGATACAACAATACACGAAAGACTGTGATTGTAGAAAACCCAAAATTGGAATGTTTCTTGAAGCTGCAAGGCAATACCACATTGATTTTTCGCAGTCTCTTATGATAGGTGATTCGGAGGTAGATATACGAGCTGGTAAAAATGCCGGATGCAAATGCGTATTGATAAAAGATAGTAAAGAGTCTCAGAATACTACTATTGCTGTAGCAGATACGGATTATGTTGTAAAAGACTTACTAGAGGCTGCAAGACTTTTTACTGAGTAA
- a CDS encoding phosphoheptose isomerase → MDDIGIQLQESIDTKKALLSTDLNVIRNIADVIIKTFKNNHRIYLIGNGGSAADAQHIAGELVGRFKINRRPLPAVALTTDSSVMTSIANDFGYDTCFTRQVEALITQGDILLAFSTSGNSKGIVNAVKIARTLGAITIGFTGESGGLLKDIADICLKIPSNNTPRIQECHITVGHILCSIVEKELFRQ, encoded by the coding sequence TGGAATACAGCTACAAGAAAGTATAGATACGAAAAAGGCGTTATTATCAACGGATCTTAACGTAATTAGGAATATCGCTGATGTTATTATTAAGACATTCAAAAATAATCATCGTATCTATTTAATTGGTAATGGTGGAAGTGCAGCAGATGCCCAGCATATTGCAGGGGAACTCGTGGGTAGATTCAAGATAAACCGGCGACCACTCCCTGCCGTTGCCTTGACGACTGATAGTTCAGTAATGACTTCAATTGCAAACGATTTTGGTTACGATACCTGTTTCACCAGGCAAGTTGAAGCCTTAATTACCCAAGGGGATATCCTTTTGGCTTTTAGTACAAGTGGAAATTCAAAAGGTATTGTGAATGCGGTTAAGATTGCAAGAACCCTCGGTGCGATTACCATCGGGTTTACCGGAGAGAGCGGTGGTCTCTTAAAAGATATTGCTGATATTTGTTTAAAAATTCCCTCAAACAATACACCCCGGATACAAGAATGCCATATTACTGTTGGGCATATTCTGTGTTCCATTGTTGAGAAAGAACTTTTCAGGCAATAA